The Triticum aestivum cultivar Chinese Spring chromosome 7B, IWGSC CS RefSeq v2.1, whole genome shotgun sequence genome window below encodes:
- the LOC123158121 gene encoding 60S ribosomal protein L28-1-like → MTTIPGSLVWELMKKNNCFLIKQFGNNNTKVRFSKEPNNLYNVHTYKFSGLANSKTVAVQPSAGEDKAVVLSTTKTNKQNTPAKLQHKTLMRKEFRKMAKSVKNQEMD, encoded by the exons ATGACTACCATTCCAGGGTCTCTGGTCTGGGAGCTCATGAAGAAGAACAACTGCTTCTTGATAAAACAGTTCGGCAACAACAACACCAAGGTGCGGTTCAGCAAGGAGCCCAACAACCTCTACAATGTCCACACCTACAAGT TTTCAGGCTTGGCGAACAGCAAGACCGTGGCGGTCCAGCCATCAGCGGGAGAGGACAAGGCAGTTGTCCTGTCCACGACCAAGACCAATAAGCAGAACACCCCTGCCAAGCTCCAGCACAAGACTCTGATGCGCAAGGAGTTCCGCAAGATGGCCAAGTCTGTCAAGAATCAG GAAATGGACTGA